The following coding sequences lie in one Cotesia glomerata isolate CgM1 linkage group LG5, MPM_Cglom_v2.3, whole genome shotgun sequence genomic window:
- the LOC123266083 gene encoding uncharacterized protein LOC123266083, which yields MDKECRHCHALKFKNEPAGMCCASGKVQLPEIETPPEPLNGLLIGTDPDSNVFLKSIRRFNSCFQMTSFGATEIVRNTNANGQQFNSTFKIRGQVYHKMGSLLPMPNEPHKFLQIYFMGGEDSGSALANRVNARCDYNNLDSLYARRIVSELDALLNEHNELLKIFKSHMHQLQSDNHAIVINPDKTPAGEHIRRFNAPVVDDVAGIMVGDCTAAREIVIRRRNNNLQFIADTHRSYDALQYPLIFWKGQDGYCINIKQRDLVSGAETNKNVSSKDYYAYRLMIRRGLDNVILRCRELCQQFMVDMYAKIESERLRYLRYNQQKLRAEEYIHLRDAINNNADVAEIGNHVILPSSYVGSPRHMQEYIQDALTFVREYRRPCLFITFTCNPKWPEITSLLLPGQNAIHRHDITARMFRQKLKSLISFITKSHVFGPTRCWMYSVEWQKRGLPHAHILVWFIDKIRPEEIDSIISAEIPDPSTDQLLFDIVTTNMIHGPCGTLNSSSPCMADGKCTKNFPKDFTNDTVTNVDGYPIYRRRNPENGGQSFIKNIINTDIDIDNRWVVPYSPLLSKTYNAHINVEFCSSVKSIKYICKYVHKGSDMAVFRVENTNVNAPPVNKNDEITLYQIGRYISSNEAAWRIFGFPIHERDPAVVHD from the exons ATGGACAAGGAATGTCGGCATTGTCATGctctgaaattcaaaaatgagccAGCTGGGATGTGTTGCGCGTCAGGAAAAGTGCAACTACCTGAAAttgaaacaccacctgaacCATTGAACGGCTTACTTATCGGCACGGATCCAGATTCTAACGTGTTCCTGAAGTCAATTCGAAGATTCAATTCatgctttcaaatgacatcgtttggagcaacagaaatagttcGAAATACTAATGCAAATGGTCAACAATTCAATTCTACATTCAAAATCAGaggccaagtttatcataaaatgggCTCACTGCTGCCAATGCCAAACGAACCACATAAATTCTTACAAATCTACTTTATGGGCGGCGAGGATTCCGGAAGCGCACTTGCCAATCGCGTGAATGCACGTTGTGATTATAATAACCTTGATTCACTTTATGCCAGGCGCATCGTCAGCGAGCTAGATGCTCTTTTGAACGAGCACAACgagttgttgaaaatattcaaatcacaTATGCACCAATTACAAAGCGATAATCACGCTATCGTCATTAATCCTGATAAAACACCAGCTGGAGAGCATATTCGTAGATTCAATGCACCCGTTGTTGATGATGTTGCTGGAATCATGGTTGGCGATTGTACAGCTGCACGAGAAATTGTGATTcgtagaagaaataataatcttcagttCATTGCTGACACACATCGTTCATATGACGCTCTCCAATATCCGCTAATATTCTGGAAGGGACAAGACGGATATTGCATAAACATAAAACAACGAGATCTCGTATCAG GAGctgaaacaaacaagaacgtTAGCTCAAAGGATTATTATGCGTACCGATTAATGATTAGACGTGGCCTGGACAACGTCATTTTACGATGTCGTGAGCTTTGTCAACAATTCATGGTCGACATGTACGCGAAGATTGAGAGCGAACGACTACGATACTTACGATATAATCAACAAAAGCTGCGCGCGGAAGAGTACATTCATTTGCGAGACGCTATCAACAACAACGCCGACGTCGCCGAAATTGGTAACCATGTCATTTTACCATCATCGTACGTAGGCAGTCCACGTCATATGCAAGAATATATACAGGATGCTCTGACTTTCGTGCGCGAATACAGACGAccatgtttatttatcacgttCACATGTAATCCAAAATGGCCAGAGATTACATCTTTGCTACTACCTGGCCAAAATGCAATACATCGCCATGACATTACAGCACGTATGTTCAGACAAAAGTTGAAGTCTTTAATAAGTTTCATTACTAAATCACATGTATTTGGTCCCACACGTTGCTGGATGTATTCGGTTGAGTGGCAAAAGCGAGGATTACCTCATGCACACATTTTGGTTTGGTTCATCGACAAAATCCGTCCTGAAGAAATCGATAGTATCATTTCTGCGGAAATTCCAGATCCATCCACTGACCAACTgctgtttgatattgttacaACAAACATGATTCATGGTCCATGTGGTACTCTTAATAGTTCATCGCCTTGCATGGCTGATGGTAaatgtactaaaaatttccctaAAGATTTTACCAATGATACGGTCACAAATGTCGACGGATACCCAATATATCGTCGAAGAAATCCTGAAAATGGCggacaatcatttattaaaaatatcatcaacacAGACATTGATATTGACAATCGTTGGGTGGTGCCATATTCGCCTCTGCTGAGCAAGACATATAATgctcatattaatgttgagtTCTGCAGTTCTGTGAAGAGCATCAAATACATTTGCAAGTATGTCCATAAAGGCAGTGATATGGCTGTGTTTAGAGTGGAAAATACTAATGTGAATGCTCCTCCAGTGAATAAAAACGATGAAATAACGCTCTACCAAATTGGTCGGTACATCAGCTCCAATGAAGCTGCTTGGCGTATCTTTGGTTTTCCAATTCATGAACGGGATCCAGCAGTTGTTCA CGATTGA
- the LOC123265779 gene encoding uridine phosphorylase 1 isoform X2, translating into MSLLLEEDEVDEYSDGSVRLRNPNIELMDQDILYHLALGSGSHDLVEMFGDIKFVCMGGTPKRMENFANFIMKEIGHKLPTGTTLLDISQYSYRYSMYKVGPVLSISHGMGIPSVGILLHEVIKLMYHAKVRDPIFIRIGTCGGIGLEGGTVVISEEAVDGMLKPYYEVPILGKMVRRPAKLDKQLVKELNAMAHPEDPYDTVIGKTMCTHDFYEGQGRLDGAFCEFTENDKMEYLQKLQKAGVVNIEMEAVAFAALTHHAGIRSAIVCVTLLDRLKGDQLMAPKEVLEEWQKRPQILVSRYITKYLQTKGRLSLEGHGSMAVKSPRRFKLVQQESENYD; encoded by the exons GTACAGCGATGGATCAGTACGGCTAAGGAATCCCAACATTGAATTAATGGACCAAGACATTCTTTACCATCTAGCTCTTGGGAGTGGATCTCATGATCTAGTTGAAATGTTTGGTGACATTAAG tTTGTATGCATGGGAGGAACACCAAAGCGGATGGAGAATTTCGCCAATTTCATTATGAAAGAAATAGGTCACAAGCTTCCGACTGGTACTACTCTACTGGATATCAGCCAATATTCTTATCGTTACTCTATGTACAAAGTTGGTCCAGTCTTATCAATCAGC CATGGAATGGGAATACCGTCTGTCGGAATATTGTTGCACGAAGTTATCAAACTCATGTATCATGCAAAAGTTCGTGACCCTATATTCATCAGAATCGGAACATGCGGTGGAATTGGTCTTGAAGGTGGTACTGTTGTTATCAGTGAAGAGGCGGTTGATGGAATGCTCAAACCATACTATGAAGTG CCAATATTGGGAAAAATGGTTCGACGACCAGCTAAATTGGACAAACAGTTGGTTAAGGAGTTGAACGCAATGGCGCATCCAGAGGATCCGTACGACACAGTAATCGGAAAAACTATGTGTACGCACGACTTTTATGAAGGCCAAGGTCGTCTTGATGGTGCATTCTGCGAGTTTAcggaaaatgataaaatggaGTATCTTCAAAAGCTGCAAAAAGCGGGTGTTGTTAATATTGAAATGGAAGCTGTAGCTTTCGCAGCGCTTACGCACCATGCTGGTATTAGATCTGCCATTGTATGTGTTACTTTGCTAGATAGACTGAAAGGTGATCag cTTATGGCACCGAAAGAAGTCTTAGAAGAGTGGCAGAAGAGACCGCAAATTTTAGTGTCACGATACATTACCAAATATCTGCAAACAAAAGGTCGCTTGTCACTAGAAGGCCACGGTTCGATGGCAGTTAAAAGCCCACGGCGTTTTAAACTCGTTCAACAAGAATCCGAAAACTACGACTAA
- the LOC123265779 gene encoding uridine phosphorylase 1 isoform X1, whose amino-acid sequence MPTCTCENLSQDEIINHVCQMKIISDCESDSNENEFGGLKKLESSVRYSDGSVRLRNPNIELMDQDILYHLALGSGSHDLVEMFGDIKFVCMGGTPKRMENFANFIMKEIGHKLPTGTTLLDISQYSYRYSMYKVGPVLSISHGMGIPSVGILLHEVIKLMYHAKVRDPIFIRIGTCGGIGLEGGTVVISEEAVDGMLKPYYEVPILGKMVRRPAKLDKQLVKELNAMAHPEDPYDTVIGKTMCTHDFYEGQGRLDGAFCEFTENDKMEYLQKLQKAGVVNIEMEAVAFAALTHHAGIRSAIVCVTLLDRLKGDQLMAPKEVLEEWQKRPQILVSRYITKYLQTKGRLSLEGHGSMAVKSPRRFKLVQQESENYD is encoded by the exons ATGCCGACTTGCACGTGCGAAAATTTGTCTCAAGACGAGATAATAAATCATGTCTGTCAgatgaaaattataagtgaCTGTGAGTCTGATTcaaatgaaaatgaatttgGTGGCTTAAAGAAATTGGAAAGTAGTGTTAG GTACAGCGATGGATCAGTACGGCTAAGGAATCCCAACATTGAATTAATGGACCAAGACATTCTTTACCATCTAGCTCTTGGGAGTGGATCTCATGATCTAGTTGAAATGTTTGGTGACATTAAG tTTGTATGCATGGGAGGAACACCAAAGCGGATGGAGAATTTCGCCAATTTCATTATGAAAGAAATAGGTCACAAGCTTCCGACTGGTACTACTCTACTGGATATCAGCCAATATTCTTATCGTTACTCTATGTACAAAGTTGGTCCAGTCTTATCAATCAGC CATGGAATGGGAATACCGTCTGTCGGAATATTGTTGCACGAAGTTATCAAACTCATGTATCATGCAAAAGTTCGTGACCCTATATTCATCAGAATCGGAACATGCGGTGGAATTGGTCTTGAAGGTGGTACTGTTGTTATCAGTGAAGAGGCGGTTGATGGAATGCTCAAACCATACTATGAAGTG CCAATATTGGGAAAAATGGTTCGACGACCAGCTAAATTGGACAAACAGTTGGTTAAGGAGTTGAACGCAATGGCGCATCCAGAGGATCCGTACGACACAGTAATCGGAAAAACTATGTGTACGCACGACTTTTATGAAGGCCAAGGTCGTCTTGATGGTGCATTCTGCGAGTTTAcggaaaatgataaaatggaGTATCTTCAAAAGCTGCAAAAAGCGGGTGTTGTTAATATTGAAATGGAAGCTGTAGCTTTCGCAGCGCTTACGCACCATGCTGGTATTAGATCTGCCATTGTATGTGTTACTTTGCTAGATAGACTGAAAGGTGATCag cTTATGGCACCGAAAGAAGTCTTAGAAGAGTGGCAGAAGAGACCGCAAATTTTAGTGTCACGATACATTACCAAATATCTGCAAACAAAAGGTCGCTTGTCACTAGAAGGCCACGGTTCGATGGCAGTTAAAAGCCCACGGCGTTTTAAACTCGTTCAACAAGAATCCGAAAACTACGACTAA
- the LOC123265787 gene encoding uncharacterized protein LOC123265787 isoform X2: MLKQLGGWKSANIAEGYIENSLLNRQKIFDKITHTVKVALPSDTNPQTSTSETNSTKTGSSVQNHESISTETDCDNSFDNFCLDDDTLAAIDNSFGSEKPVSLLPSFTSANNEKIIINSDVETAEPCHFLKKPPISVFSHDKENQPPEKKMRVEQIRNANSNVKSASTSTNFVTSQQKFKSIEALSSKNPNIRYDNCTFHGNIINNFYFSDDKLPEQNI, translated from the exons ATGTTGAAACAATTAGGAGGATGGAAATCAGCTAATATAGCAgaag GTTATATTGAGAACTCCTTGCTGAATAGGCAGAAAATCTTTGATAAAATCACACATACAGTTAAAGTTGCTCTTCCGTCAGATACAAATCCGCAAACATCTACAAGTGAAACTAATTCTACTAAAACAGGAAGTTCAGTTCAAAATCATGAATCTATATCAACAGAAACCGATTGTGATAATTCGTTTGATAACTTTTGCTTAGATGATGACACTTTGGCGGCAATTGACAACTCATTTGGATCAGAAAAACCAGTATCATTATTACCTTCCTTTACCTCGGcaaacaatgaaaaaataatcataaattctGACGTTGAAACAGCTGAAccttgtcattttttaaaaaaaccaccGATCTCGGTTTTTTCTCATGACAAAGAAAATCAACCTCCAGAGAAAAAAATGAGGGTCGAGCAAATACGTAATGCAAATAGTAATGTAAAATCAGCATCAACATCAACTAATTTTGTAACAagtcaacaaaaatttaa ATCTATAGAAGCGTTATCAAGCAAAAATCCAAACATACGATACGACAACTGTACATTTCAcggaaatataattaataacttttatttttctgatgaTAAACTTCCTGagcaaaatatataa
- the LOC123265779 gene encoding uridine phosphorylase 1 isoform X3, which yields MGGTPKRMENFANFIMKEIGHKLPTGTTLLDISQYSYRYSMYKVGPVLSISHGMGIPSVGILLHEVIKLMYHAKVRDPIFIRIGTCGGIGLEGGTVVISEEAVDGMLKPYYEVPILGKMVRRPAKLDKQLVKELNAMAHPEDPYDTVIGKTMCTHDFYEGQGRLDGAFCEFTENDKMEYLQKLQKAGVVNIEMEAVAFAALTHHAGIRSAIVCVTLLDRLKGDQLMAPKEVLEEWQKRPQILVSRYITKYLQTKGRLSLEGHGSMAVKSPRRFKLVQQESENYD from the exons ATGGGAGGAACACCAAAGCGGATGGAGAATTTCGCCAATTTCATTATGAAAGAAATAGGTCACAAGCTTCCGACTGGTACTACTCTACTGGATATCAGCCAATATTCTTATCGTTACTCTATGTACAAAGTTGGTCCAGTCTTATCAATCAGC CATGGAATGGGAATACCGTCTGTCGGAATATTGTTGCACGAAGTTATCAAACTCATGTATCATGCAAAAGTTCGTGACCCTATATTCATCAGAATCGGAACATGCGGTGGAATTGGTCTTGAAGGTGGTACTGTTGTTATCAGTGAAGAGGCGGTTGATGGAATGCTCAAACCATACTATGAAGTG CCAATATTGGGAAAAATGGTTCGACGACCAGCTAAATTGGACAAACAGTTGGTTAAGGAGTTGAACGCAATGGCGCATCCAGAGGATCCGTACGACACAGTAATCGGAAAAACTATGTGTACGCACGACTTTTATGAAGGCCAAGGTCGTCTTGATGGTGCATTCTGCGAGTTTAcggaaaatgataaaatggaGTATCTTCAAAAGCTGCAAAAAGCGGGTGTTGTTAATATTGAAATGGAAGCTGTAGCTTTCGCAGCGCTTACGCACCATGCTGGTATTAGATCTGCCATTGTATGTGTTACTTTGCTAGATAGACTGAAAGGTGATCag cTTATGGCACCGAAAGAAGTCTTAGAAGAGTGGCAGAAGAGACCGCAAATTTTAGTGTCACGATACATTACCAAATATCTGCAAACAAAAGGTCGCTTGTCACTAGAAGGCCACGGTTCGATGGCAGTTAAAAGCCCACGGCGTTTTAAACTCGTTCAACAAGAATCCGAAAACTACGACTAA
- the LOC123265787 gene encoding uncharacterized protein LOC123265787 isoform X1, giving the protein MLKQLGGWKSANIAEGYIENSLLNRQKIFDKITHTVKVALPSDTNPQTSTSETNSTKTGSSVQNHESISTETDCDNSFDNFCLDDDTLAAIDNSFGSEKPVSLLPSFTSANNEKIIINSDVETAEPCHFLKKPPISVFSHDKENQPPEKKMRVEQIRNANSNVKSASTSTNFVTSQQKFKSTPNKNETKRLTSETKLTDFEAPESASIEALSSKNPNIRYDNCTFHGNIINNFYFSDDKLPEQNI; this is encoded by the exons ATGTTGAAACAATTAGGAGGATGGAAATCAGCTAATATAGCAgaag GTTATATTGAGAACTCCTTGCTGAATAGGCAGAAAATCTTTGATAAAATCACACATACAGTTAAAGTTGCTCTTCCGTCAGATACAAATCCGCAAACATCTACAAGTGAAACTAATTCTACTAAAACAGGAAGTTCAGTTCAAAATCATGAATCTATATCAACAGAAACCGATTGTGATAATTCGTTTGATAACTTTTGCTTAGATGATGACACTTTGGCGGCAATTGACAACTCATTTGGATCAGAAAAACCAGTATCATTATTACCTTCCTTTACCTCGGcaaacaatgaaaaaataatcataaattctGACGTTGAAACAGCTGAAccttgtcattttttaaaaaaaccaccGATCTCGGTTTTTTCTCATGACAAAGAAAATCAACCTCCAGAGAAAAAAATGAGGGTCGAGCAAATACGTAATGCAAATAGTAATGTAAAATCAGCATCAACATCAACTAATTTTGTAACAagtcaacaaaaatttaagtcTACGcctaataaaaatgaaactaaaCGACTGACATCGGAAACTAAACTAACAGATTTTGAGGCACCAGAGTCTGCATCTATAGAAGCGTTATCAAGCAAAAATCCAAACATACGATACGACAACTGTACATTTCAcggaaatataattaataacttttatttttctgatgaTAAACTTCCTGagcaaaatatataa